The Juglans microcarpa x Juglans regia isolate MS1-56 chromosome 2D, Jm3101_v1.0, whole genome shotgun sequence DNA window GATCTCCGCCGAAGGGAGGTGGTCAGGGACCACTATAGAGACGCCAGATGACACTGGCGGTCTAGTTAATGTCCGCCATTGGTGGTCACTAGGCTCACGACGGGGAAGCCGTGAGCACTCTGGGTGCGCTTTATATGCACCGGACTTACGACGGTGGGTTGTTGCCTGCCTGCCTTAGTGGTCGGAGACCACTTTCATGCTGGCAGAAGGCGCCAGCGAGGTGGTGGGTGGTCATTGGTAGCCGCGCAGGGCGCTAGCCGTGGTGCTCTTGGGCTCTCAGCTGCCATGTACCCGTATTGTGCATGGCATGCAAGGTCGGGACGTGCATTCATGCATTGCAGGTACTGTGCACTTGCGTGCACAGTCCACTTAGTTTGTACCTATGTGTGTGTTAAGTGTAGCCCGACCTCTTGCAAAGTGCACTTAAAAAACATACACTGAGTATTTGTAGTCCAAGTGGCTAGAGAGTTTGGGTTCCCGACCCTATATACTGCCTACATGGAAAACACTTAAGTGCAACGCACTTAATTGCTAGGGTGAGGAGATTTGCTCGTTCTTTGAAgcggtgttttttttttaataaataaaagtcgAAAGGTTGAAAACACTCATCTGAGAGAGTTTCATATGCTCATTTGGAAATAATTTAGCGCGCCGGAAAATCATTCTCCTTCCGCTTCCGGTCTCACAGAAAAATCTTCGACGACATACATGAAGAAAAATCTCGTTCTTGACTCCCGAGTTGCTGGAACGAGTTGTCGCAGGCATATAAAGTACACACAAGATCTATAACGATTCCACAAACGGCGTCGATGTTAACATCATGTTTCATACGACTTTGGGCCAAGCCCCGACAAATCGGGTCTTTAGAGCTGGGCCTCGATCGATGTTGTTTGGAGCTCCTGACAATGGTCCAGTGCGACTGTATGAAATTGGTTCGTACATTCATGGCGATGAACAATATTGCAATGTAAATAAATGGAGATAGACAcagagatttacgtggttcgataCTAGGCTATGTCTACGAGGGTTTGGGGAGAGGAAATTCTACTATAATAAGTTTGTTTACAGACTCTCATAActtctaatttcttattgtaCAATAGAAGCTGTAGATCTATTTGTTGGAGGAGAAGTTCTTTCCAGAGCTCTCAGGTTGAAGAATAAGTCGCAAAAGAATCCAAAAGTCGGAAGAAAATCCAGAAGTCCGAAGTCAGAAAAAAGTCAAAGTCGTCccaaaaatagagagagaaagccTCCATCATCCGTAGGTTCTCCTTGCCTTTTATCTCTAGGAGCCCATTTGCTTTAAGTTgcttctctcattttctctctgacatcttgttttattttattttatgtcaaatcttctatttttctctcttgacaTTGTTTTCTCATACCTCCTGACACTCACATGTTTTTAGTCTCTTATTGTCCCTCACTCTTTTCTAATACTTTATCTTCTATTGAGTCCTCCTAATAACTGAGCCTAGAAAATTTCATAGATCGGAAAAAAATACCCttacaataattataaaaataaatagtccCATCTATTCTGCCATCCTTGCGAGCCCAATACAGGAACGCGCTGAACCTTCAAAAAGAAGGGGGTGACCCTGCATGCAAGTGACTGCAACTACTTAAAACAGCCCAAGTTACTTCATAGTTGTAATTATAGAAGTATGAAGTGTAAAGGACGGAGATGGCCAATACGAACATAGAATGAACGTGATGGGATGCGCCAattagagagagaatgagattATGAGAGGGGTAGGTTTGTGAACTTGATCAAATCGAACCAGCTGGCAGGAGCCACTGAAGGTCCGAGGACAACctggataatataaaaaacaCCAAAGCTCTtcagatatattatattaacatCTCGaccaaaaatatcatatattaaaatgGATAATCATGAAGGACGTACctgatcattaattattaattaattcgtTCATTTGTACAGGCCTAAGAAAAgagcatatattatatatatatatatatatataataagctaAGTACTAAGTAGATACTGCCCAACTTCTGGGGCACTGGCTGTTATgttataaatttccaattattCTTTTTGCCCGATCAAATCtctcttatataatatatattggatatatatatatatatatatatatatatatatatatatatagaatcaatTAGCCACTGAGATAATGAAGAAATTCCATTTCAAAAAGTGGAGAAATGGATATTCTCTTCTCGAAAATATCACCTTATATATGAGGACGTTGTTGGccttgcaaaaaaaataaaatatctagtggttatttggtttcaaaataaattcaaaacataattctacttatcattctaCACATtacatatcatttctttttaaattttttctataacaAGCATATAGCGTATAAATGATGAGTAAgacaactcaattaatttagtaagaataaaataaaaaatatataaagtatgtgaaatgatgagtagtatccctcaaattcaaatagagaacatttcaaataatattaaattatcatttttgtccACAAAAGCGGGAGAGTTCTAGAAAGGGTAGCACTTAGAGCCAATCGAGTGGGAAGTAGATTTTTACACCAATCAATCGAAGGCTGCCGCATAGGTGTCTCCACAGATTTCTATTTGCACCCTCACACATGTGATAAAAACAGTTTATTAGGATCTTCTCCCACCCACGTGACCCGCTCCCATCACTCTCCCCTCATCTATcagtctctctctttctctctctctctacaataCGATTTGGTTTCCAAAAATTTGTGGGGCTCTTGTGTCTGGTGAAACTTTCTGAAATGTAAAACTTTTAGTTTGTTTAGTccctcatttttgttttgtctcACAAAATCTACAAACTAGATGACTATAAGCCAAGTGATATGTGATATGGATATGGTCGTGGGAGACTTATGGGTTTTGCCTATGAATATCCTAGTACTCTATTTGCCATTTTCTTCTTACTGTTTTGGACTgtatgctttttattttttggtgataAAGTTCTTTATAATGCATTAGAattgtctttgtttttgtttttctagttttatttatattttttgggctAAGAACACAGATTTGTAAGGTTTTTGTTTGTCTTGAGTATGCAATGTTTATATTAGGTTGCCACActttgtcatgcatgcaagtttaaacttgtataaaaatattgatatttaacCGTGTGTCAAAACTTATGCAGCAATATGTCTGCATTTTGACCATGCGTTGGAGGCAAGTGTGTAATTATATAGTTTTGAAGGCAAAATTTATGTAACACCAATGGATTTATGCTTTATTTTCATCtctataaaattgtaattatatatgtaattataaagTTTCGGACTCCTTTgtttttatctctatttatGCAGTTGAGGGATGTAATTACTCTGTTTATGCCCTTTTCTTCTTACCGTTTGGATTATAGATTTACATCTTACATTGTCTAATATAAGCAATAGTTTTTTgacaattatttattgtataaaataggaaaatgttCCATGTATAATGGATGATTGTGATTTGCAATAGCAATAAAAGCAATACAAGAATGATTTACATTAAACGTTTACATTATCATTAAcgatttatattaaatattttatagtaGCATTAAACgatttacataattattaactttaaaaaatttcaaactaacTAATAACGTAATTAATAAAACCCAATTCAATCAATGCATTTTTGTACTTCTTCTTCATTGATTGAAATTCTGCATCTTCTATTCTTGCACATTATTATATCTCAAGGAGAAGACGACGCAAGAGGGAGGGGGTGGGGAAAAGGCCAGCGTTGCGCGAGAGGGAGGGGTGGGAAAATTGGCTGCGTGAGATGAGTTGATCTCATTGAAATCGTGTTGGGTGATGAACGAATGGGGTTTGGGAAGGAGAGAAAGCTCAAAGAGGGGGCTGGGGCTGCGAATGGAAGGAGAGAACTTTTCAAAAAAAGGCTAGGGCTGCAAATGGAAGGAGAGATGAATGATTCTGAAGGATCGAGTGTAGGTGTTTGGAGGTTGCAGCTCCTATATGGCCAATAATTATTAGttggtaagaaaataaattttataccCAACCGGctttaagggctcgtttgttttcagagatgagataaaatgagatgagattaaagttaaaaagttgaataaaatattgttagaatatattttttaatattatttttattttaaaatttgaaaaagttgaattgtttattttattttgtgtggagatatgagaaaattataatgatgaaatgagatgagatgagataagatgagatatttcctgaaaacaaacgaggccttgtTTTTCCTTCTCGAAAAACCATGAAAGCCAAGGCTCATTTGTTTTATCGAATACATAATTTTCACCAACTCCTGCAACATTATCATCTCATGCATCAAATTAATAGACTATCTTTCTCTTCAACAACTACTTGTAGTactatgcatatatatacgTACCACCTGACCAATtggagtaatactagatataaattttaaatagacaaatttcgtataagtcttttataaaacaataggttctactaataaataataatttttttacacttttttaaaatgagatttacttttttacaaaaatttgtatgtgatttatctatttaaaatttatacaaatcatttctcggTCGATTGGCTTTACCTAGGAGTACAGACAGTACTAACTTTAAGGTCGGCCGGAGATACAAAACACCAATTAGTACTTAGTACAGCACTCCTTAAACTTTTTTCTTCCGAAtcatgatgaagtcttatttatttttattacaagaCAGAGATCACTAATTAGTAGATACTGCCTCACTTCTGTGGCACTGGGAATTATGCGCACAACAGATTAAGATCAGATTCTCTCTTCTTCATATTTTGCTGTTATGTTATGAATTTCCAATTATTCTTTTTGCCCGATCAAATCTCTCTTATAtattgtgcatatatatatatatatatatatatagagggaATCAAGCCACTGAGATAATGAAGAAATTCCAATTCAAAAAGTGGAGAAATGGATATTATCTTCTCGAAAATAACACCTTATATATGAGGACGTTGTTTGccttgcaaaaaaataaaatatcaaaggTGCCACACACCACATCATCCCATACATTACAGTACCACACCATACATCAcatcttttttaacttattagCTTATTTGgtttctaaaaaaattgaaaaaataattctacttatcatcatttcacatattacaccacacatcacattttttaaatttttttttttctacaataaGTATGTgctgtatgaatgatgagtatgacaactcaattaatttaataagaataaaattaaataaaaaaatatataaaatactatGTAGTTTGGAATGAAAATGAGTAACATAcctcaaattcaaataaagaacatttcaaataatattaaattatcatttttatcccCAAAAGCGGGAGAATTCTAGAAAAACCATGAAAGCCAAGGCTCATTTGTTTTCTtaaatacataattttcacCAACTACTCCTGCAACATTATCATCTCATGCATCAAATTAGTGGACTATCTTTTTCTCCAACAACTACgcatatatatacgtacgtaccaCCTGGCCGGTTGCCTTTACCAAAGAGTACAGACAGTACTAATTAATAAGGTTGGCCGGAGATACATAACATGACCAAGTACAGCACTCCTTAATTTCGGaaccatcttttttcttttaaatgatgaagtattatttatttttattacaagaCTAAGAGATCACTAATATATGCTAGCTATAGCTAGCAGGATAAGGGATATATATCATGAGTGATGACCTCGATCTACATGATCAGTGCATCCACCTGGCACTTCTTGTGTTCCGACTTCATTCTTTCAAGCTTGAAACGTTCTTGAACAGAAGATATATAAGTTGCAGCCTTTGTATCGACGGTCTCATCAGCCGCTATACCATATAGGCTGTCGTAATATTGGCTGCTTATCAAGTCACGGCTGTTATCGGCAGGTACCATAAACGACACCTTCTGTTTCGGCTGAGAAACGACATAGTCCTGGTGGACCAGAAAGCCTACTGAGGCAGTTGAAGGAGAAGACTGGCTTGGCTTAGCCTTGCTAGTATATTGCACAATTGAGGAAGGCTTCGCTGCTCGTTGGAATGACATCAACTTCCCTTTAATAAACCCTCTGCGCTTACGGTTTGCCTCCATCTTAATCTTAAGTACTTTGATATCGAACTCGAATGTTGAGTATTTACTGCAAGAggggtctatatatatatatacacacagtaCTGGTTGCATGCTGGGAGTATTTTCTTTGTTCTAAAAGGCTTGCAGATAGACATGAAAACTGTGACTGAGTTGTACATGATGGTCCCTAGATCACTAAATATCTCGAAGCATAATTTTCTTTAACTACACTATTTTGCgggatatatagatatatatcttccaataatatatatcaaacaGCAAAGACGACGCTTTCCAAGATATGGAGAACTTCTTCTTTATACTACCTGCTGGCctaatcaacatatatatttggaatTTATTCCAATAATCGATCttgttgagatattttataaagCACTAGCTGCTCATGTACGTCAGTTGGCTATAGGCTACCCTGCACATTGAAACCCTGATCTCAAGCAGAATAATATGATTTATTCTCACTGGTTTGCTGTGTTAGTAATATGGACTAGCAATTCTCTCGCTAGTAGAGAGCATGCTCAATATTTAGGCACTAAGCAATTGATAATTAGAGAGAAAGCTGGACCCAAGGGGCGCCACATCTGCTAATTAAtgtgttactttttttttttttggggggggggggggtgggaaTGTGGAATATTGCTTTAATGATTCGGTACGAGCTATTATATTGATTCCAAAtaagaaaatatcatatttctgtttttcagaaaaataatcatttgtGACGATCGATAACGATTATTTGCagtaaaaatagatttatttttacaagaaataattatttttactgaaaataactgatcacaaataaataattttcttataattctaGGCTAGCGCACAAAAGCATGACTCGAACTGATTCCATCATGTGAGGCAGATATAATAGTACCATATCCTGATAGTTTTTGCGTCTGAATCTTGAACTTTTTTTGCACTTTAGTAGAGGATAGACTGAGATATATATAGGACAATACATCGATCGATCGTCAAGAAGATAAACTTTAAAAGATCATATTGCGGCCCCCAACAATATCGCATGTGTATTATCAATTTCCCACCTCAACTTGACCAGACAAGTTATATTGAACAGGAAATTAATGTAGTAAAAAGTAAACTGCAgctagccatgcatgcatgtaactAAAATGGATAAGAATGGCGTCCTTTTCAACACCCTAGCTGCTTTAACTCTTGCATGTGATCACTATATTGAGCATCTTACTGGAATACGATCGAGTAGTTTTCACTTTTCAGACTGCGGGAAATGCATAACTTGGTAAGAGATACGAGATCCAATTTATGCTTGCATTCTATATGGTATTATGCTCTTAACTGTAAGAGAATAAGctcgtttgaatagtaagataaaatgaaataagatgagattttttggataagttgaataaaatattattagaatattattttttaatattattattgttttaaaatttaaaaaaattaaattatttattatattttatgtacgaatttaaaaaaattataataataagatgacaTAGTTTATGTATTCTAAATcctaaatataattaattgcaCATGATAATATATTTGCATTCAAACATGAACACCATGAAGTTGCACGTacatcatgatgatgatcaatagATGGCGCGTATGACTAATTAGAGCAATTATAAGACCCGACGattcctttaatttttgtaaagGATATGTACAAATCTGGCTATACTTTTCCATGTCGATGGAGAAACGTCCTACGGTCGAGAATACTATATACGTCTTGCAACTTGAGTTGCTTTGCTTTACTCAGACACCGCTACACAGTAGTACTGGCGGTGATAAAGTTTTTCCACTTTTGGACGGTCAAGGATAAGATATTCtggatgcatgcatgtcaaGTCACACATCGCACGTACCTCTGCATGCAAGTTGgggtttctttctttctttaatcttCCTGTGTATTCTGAACCGTACACGTACATAAGTTTCTTCTAACAGATTCCACccatttaataatattatttttctcagaATCACTAAATTTGGACTTTGTTCACTTCTCAATAACGTTCGCAGCAAGCATGTATCTACTAATTATTATCTGCATGACGTAGGAAACAAATAGTTGTTTGCTTTCAAGCATTAACATTTCCAATAACGGCATCCAAGGTTTCTGTGTTCATGTTTATGGAGCAAGAGATCGGTTGCGATGCTATTCCCCGATCCCCCCCCGCCTTTGTTCTGCCTTTGATGCCTGCCTGATACGCAATCGTTCTTCTGTAGAGCTTTTTGGGGGCTACTGTTGGGTCTCAGTCGTTAAAGAATTTCATTGGGCCGCTCAAGTACAGGATTAGCCGTGGTGGCCCCCATTTTTGGGACTTGGGATCTCTCCTTCTCTGAAATTCTCTGTAAAAGGACGAACTCGAATTCAACTTTTCTGTTTAGCCACGAAATCAAATCatcaaaattttatctataacaTGAACGATTTTTGGGATTAGCTGTATCCCGATGAGTTTTGGCATggacaaataaatttatatattaatttatatattaatattattatttttatattttaaatttaaattaatattatttttaataaaattaattttttttatcaattatattaaaaatatgctCGTATTAATACGTAGAATCgcttataattaaaattttctattcttAATAGAGGGTTGATTCATTGGATTTTGGACCaatgatttattttctattattattattataatcgtcattttcttgatatatcgagatatttataaatatttgtaggaaaatcaagatcaagatctatttgagatttataaatactcgtgcagtttttttttttttttttttttttgtttttttgactttaaatttaaaatgttGTGTTCCAAAATGTGCTAATAATTGTTCTAGAGACTAGGGCTGTATTTGGTTAGCAAGCATATCTCAAGAATttcaaactatttatttttttattttttataaaatgatcaaATCCATTTACgcttatttcatatatttaaacacatatctcaatatatttatattcaaacacagTGAGAatagtttggatagtaaaatattctcaaatatattgtgaatagtaatgaaaaagtaattatagaatattgaataatagtgaataataataaataataataataaaatactgaATAATAGATTATCCAAACTAGGCTAAGGTgagatttagatagtgagatgagatgagaaggttttaaataaaaattaaaagttgaataaaatattattaaaatattatttttttaatattattattattttgatattttaaaaaattaaaatttttattatattttatataaaaatttaaaaaaattataataataaaatgagattgaaTGATTCTTAAATCTAAACTAACACTGAAACAGATCAGGAAGATTGCGACTGTGCTCAGGTTCGGTGAACTCAGGTCCAAAAGGATAGTTTGAGGCCGCACTTCTGTCTTTCCAAACAGCTAGCGAACCCACCATCACAAAATGGGCCTAGAAAACTTCTAGAATTATGAAGGCACGGCCAGAAGGTGATGTCTTATCCACTAAATAAGGACAATAATTTAGGTTAGATTGTTTGGTGGCGAACCTTTTTATCTTGTCTTTCTTCAATAGAGTAATTTATGGGTTATCTTCTCAACTTGCATGATATGGATTTTGAAATGACACACGAAGAGGCAAAAGAACAGGATCAGGATCATCTTCACGTTGTGCTCTACCTTTTAACCTTCTGCTTATAATATAATTGACCGTTAGGTCAAGttaatcttttcatttttgttcatttatatattttttttatcattttaaaatattttaaaaaaatataaaaaaaatatcaatacactaataatcacttttttaactataaaataaaaaaataaaattaaaaaaaaaggagttgcGATTGATCAGTTTGTCAACACGACTTACTTCGCCTGCGTAATAATTATTTCGTCCTTACAActgatttttagaaaaatttaatatttatgtgcCTTTAGTTCTCACATTTGCTTAACTGGCGTTGCCCTTACAAAGCTTTATGCAACACTATCCTGCCCAATATACAAGTTTTTCAAGGCCGCGGTTACcgaaaaacaaatattttaatttgtaaagcTCAACCCATTATAGATCAAAAGCCCACTGCAAGGCAAAGAGAGAATAGACAAAAGAACAAATTATTGTCAAGAATGGGATGAAATTGACAAGATACACTGCATGATGTAGAGCAAAAGATCAGGGGGAGATGGATTTTAATTTACACGCATACGAGACCTTCtagcttcttctttctttccttcctcttcATTTTCCCCCATAACTATTAATGTAACAAAGATCAGCTTGAGAGAATATGAAAGCTCGtacaaatcaataaaattattatacatattatatagtatattttacCTCTTCAAAACCCGTGAACGTTAGCCTTAGTTAATGTAAATTTGTGGTCGATCTCtctttttctatattgattttCTGCACTTTGTTTACTGTTCTCATCATCCATGACAACACGTTGAGTATAATCATGCAACAATTCTGCTAGGTACAAGCCATTCTGCGTACCACTTGTGCACCGAGAGATGACATGGCAGATGGAGGGGCAtttaagtaaatttaaaaaataaaaagaaaatgaaaaccagTCTCATCTCCCTCTATTTCCCTCCCAGCCAGCGTCTCTGTTCCCTCCCAGCCCGCATCTTCCTTCCCAGTTCCCAGCTCACTTCCCTCGCTTCCCAATTCGTACAGTCGCTCCCCTCTGTCTCTCCAAATCTCTTTCTCAACAAAGCCTTCTCCAAATCTCTTCAGCTGCACTCGATGGTGAGATTGATCTGAAGTAAGTgtacacatttatttattatatttttgcaaCTAAAATTTTTTAGAGGAAAAAATGTGAGCTATCtgaatgtacaaaaaaaaaaggcatgatTCAGTGTTAAAACTCTCGTAAAAATGGGTTAAATATAAGCCATGATGAGTAAAAAAGAGATGAGCTTTTCCTCTAAAAGAGTCGCCCACCGTGGAATGAACTAGTATGTGTTAGATGGGCTGGtgaattcatatttttctatgTGATGCGCACTTGTTATGCCCACATGCTTATGGATGTCATGCCTTTTGCTTCTTTGAATAATGTTTCATATTTTCTCTGCCATGCCTCATGCTTCTGCTATTATCCTGTTTTGTTTCCCAGCTATGGGCTACTCACTGCCAATGTTTCTTTTAGAGGGAAGATTACATCAAGCTTAAATTAGGTAAATGATTTCCTTGAATGAGAGAATAATGCTTATTATTGCCCATAATCTCACTTTGATATGCCTTTTAATTGTGCTATAGGCTATTGGGAAAATCACTTCTAGAAGAGTCTTGATTCCTCAAAATCTCACTTTGATATGCCTTTTAATTGTGCTATAGGCTATTGGGAAAATCACTTCTATAAGAGTCTTGATTCCTCAATACCTCCTTACCAATgaactttcatttcattatgGATCTCATAATTGAGTTGGGAATCATATTATGGTAACGTTTTGTACAATATATCTTGATTGAAGGGTTAAAACGATTGAAGAACATAAAAACATCACATGACTGGTGGGAAAGGGGAAGTAGAGCTGTCATTGAAAAATTAGTTGTTTAAAGTTCTATCTATGTTTAGCATTTCTAGAATTTAGAATATCAACTTGTTATGAACttagtttgagatttttaagaagttttaaatatttgaagtttttttttgcattgcttggATTTGGAATCCCAAGTATGTTAAAAGTTTTGTCTTGTCTATTTAGTGATTGTATTGGATTAATTTCCAGTTTACACTCTTATTCTTGTGCAGGACATTGAAGCACTgatcaacaaaattattaagtCTATAGTGGCTCCTCTTCAAGCAAAGTATTCTGATGGAGAAAGGGAAAGAGCACGCATCTCCTATCACACCTCCTACCacaaatccatcaacaaatCTATCAAATCAGATGATATCAAGaccattttatacatatttttcaacaccTCATTGCATAGATACATCTATCAATCCTGCAAATCAGgtattatgaatttaaaaaattttgagcaCGCCAGccaatagatttaattttgattttgatctatCTTTAGACCATTTTAGTTtgaattgttatatatatatatatatatatgaattgatTGGAAAAATAACATTAGATGCTTTCTTTTTGAGACAAGAAAGTAGTAGTGGTGTAAG harbors:
- the LOC121248032 gene encoding uncharacterized protein LOC121248032, encoding MEANRKRRGFIKGKLMSFQRAAKPSSIVQYTSKAKPSQSSPSTASVGFLVHQDYVVSQPKQKVSFMVPADNSRDLISSQYYDSLYGIAADETVDTKAATYISSVQERFKLERMKSEHKKCQVDALIM